A DNA window from Leopardus geoffroyi isolate Oge1 chromosome A1, O.geoffroyi_Oge1_pat1.0, whole genome shotgun sequence contains the following coding sequences:
- the IRX2 gene encoding iroquois-class homeodomain protein IRX-2, with product MSYPQGYLYQAPGSLALYSCPAYGASALAAPRSEELARSASGSAFSPYPGSAAFTAQAASGFGSPLQYSADAAAAAAGFPSYMGAPYDAHTTGVAGAISYHPYGSAAYPYQLNDPAYRKNATRDATATLKAWLNEHRKNPYPTKGEKIMLAIITKMTLTQVSTWFANARRRLKKENKMTWAPRNKSEDEDEEEGDAARSKGESPDKAQEGTETSAEDEGISLHVDSLTDHSCSAESDGEKLSCRAGDPLCESGSECKDKYDDLEDDEDDEDDGERDLAPPKPVTSSPLTGVEAPLLSPPPEAAPRGGGGGGGGGKMPLGSRTSPGAPQPASKPKLWSLAEIATSDLKQPSLGPGCAPPGLPAAAAPASTGAPPGGSPYPASPLLGRHLYYTSPFYGNYTNYGNLNAALQGQGLLRYNSAAAAPGEALHSAPKAASDAGKAGAHPLEPHYRPPGGGYEPKKDASEGCTVVGGGVQPYL from the exons ATGTCCTACCCGCAGGGCTACCTGTATCAGGCGCCCGGCTCGCTGGCGCTCTACTCGTGCCCGGCGTACGGCGCGTCGGCGCTGGCGGCGCCGCGCAGCGAGGAGCTGGCCCGCTCGGCGTCGGGCTCGGCGTTCAGCCCTTACCCGGGCTCCGCGGCCTTCACGGCGCAGGCGGCCTCCGGCTTCGGCAGCCCGCTGCAGTACTCGGccgacgccgccgccgccgccgccggcttCCCGTCCTACATG GGCGCGCCCTACGACGCGCACACGACCGGGGTGGCGGGCGCCATCAGCTACCACCCGTACGGCAGCGCGGCCTACCCTTACCAGCTCAACGACCCCGCGTACCGCAAGAACGCCACGCGGGACGCCACGGCCACGCTCAAGGCCTGGCTGAACGAGCACCGCAAGAACCCGTACCCCACCAAGGGCGAGAAGATCATGCTGGCCATCATCACCAAGATGACCCTCACGCAGGTGTCCACCTGGTTCGCCAACGCGCGCCGGCGCCTCAAGAAGGAGAACAAGATGACGTGGGCCCCGAGGAACAAAAgcgaggacgaggacgaggaggagggcGACGCGGCGAGGAGCAAGGGGGAGAGTCCAGACAAGGCGCAGGAGGGCACGGAGACCTCTGCCGAGGACGAAG GGATCAGCCTGCACGTCGACTCGCTCACGGATCACTCGTGCTCAGCCGAGTCGGACGGGGAGAAGCTGTCTTGTCGGGCGGGGGACCCCCTGTGCGAGTCGGGCTCGGAGTGCAAAGATAAGTACGACGACCTGGAGGACGACGAGGACGACGAGGACGACGGCGAGCGGGACCTGGCGCCGCCCAAGCCCGTGACCTCGTCGCCGCTCACCGGCGTGGAGGCGCCTCTGCTGAGCCCCCCGCCCGAGGCCGCGCCccgcggtggcggcggcggcggcggcggcggcaagATGCCCCTGGGCAGCCGGACGTCGCCGGGCGCGCCGCAGCCCGCCAGCAAGCCCAAGCTGTGGTCTCTGGCCGAGATCGCCACGTCGGACCTCAAGCAGCCGAGCCTGGGCCCGGGCTGCGCGCCGCCGGGGCTGCCCGCGGCCGCCGCGCCCGCCTCGACCGGGGCGCCTCCGGGCGGCTCCCCGTACCCCGCCTCGCCGCTGCTCGGCCGCCACCTCTACTACACGTCGCCCTTCTACGGCAACTACACAAACTACGGGAACTTGAACGCGGCGCTGCAGGGCCAGGGGCTCCTGCGGTACAACTCGGCGGCCGCCGCCCCCGGAGAGGCGCTGCACTCGGCGCCCAAGGCGGCCAGCGACGCGGGCAAGGCGGGCGCGCACCCGCTGGAGCCCCACTACCGGCCCCCGGGCGGCGGCTACGAGCCCAAGAAAG